The following proteins come from a genomic window of Anaerobutyricum hallii:
- a CDS encoding Ig-like domain-containing protein — MQAVYNKENKTVEVLIGFKKMDDSAVIGPDGNKTAYWSESYRKVKNLYQDATGKKVTTTKLWNDYSKLRGKLKKQNASLGLKASASVAGYLEFSCGSGKPVFSKGGIVTEMKTGADYTFHWNPPFSAVYTRIGVGVDSAGNLELKYNNAKQFVFSGSLAINGTLEGAIGIGSKRGGTYAEGTLTGKMNSKLKFPVASLEDSLEVTGNLTAKINIAVLNYDLTEDNLKHDFGDYQFYPAQSKAKMRSIQKRAKSVIDESEMTLTDRSYLKDTENSIQAYALDGTFEKENCFPNSAPQLISFTNGKKLLIWNDDNPEKDKKNNVAIYYCVYDGQSWGEPKLLEDGGCLCGSVSAVENNGKVNIVFSRSNGQVYAEDTLDDTLRQMDLYTAEFDGENFSFPDKLKTEEDYMGSGNTNSVYEMMYSVGGNEDQLCYAWVENTENSYFLSEGSNSIYRVEDVGGGVVDKESIRYTTDTVSDFVMSKDGRYMAWKETSSDDDIGKIYVSTGSGDVKSISTDEEFSNLKIADGQLFATKEDGICYWDLATRKEEGECSLNLSDYEVVKNGDSYIIVYRQVDESGKQTLWMVKGSESNWGESVQISDDNSYIRSMSISLDEEGNVMAAQNLLDVTKDGVQFDKGTLKVDTLDSYADLICGEYLAYDSDKIVPDGNADFAFSVLNNSQKEMNSFEAVIKDEKENVLYSGEVSENIASGEEKECTVTAHLPASIQKTKVTLTVTPSYHEADTTNNSCSTTYGYANIQIANVEQKENNQVAVTMKNTGYEAITGLSIAFYLNSEEDTPIYTGEGSALAVGETVIKTYTIPENVLEGEEGTASLICVVTPKEEEQETADNTGYLEFSWNKTKPVNPGKPNPDDSKKDDNTDKPNPDDSKKDDTTDKPKPDDSKKDDNTDKPNDISNRQIKVNSIQIAGISKQIAQGKKVTLKAAVYPNTATNKRIIWTSSNPKVATVNANGVVTVKKKTGGKKVTITATATDGSRVSASWKVTSMKGIVKKVKITGAKTVKAGKSLKLKANVTATKKANKKLQWTSSNTKYATVNAKGVVKTKKTAKGKAIKITAMATDGSGKKATFKIKVK; from the coding sequence GTGCAGGCAGTTTATAATAAAGAAAATAAAACTGTGGAAGTTCTGATCGGTTTTAAAAAGATGGATGATAGTGCGGTAATCGGTCCTGATGGCAATAAAACAGCGTATTGGAGTGAATCCTACAGGAAAGTAAAGAATCTCTATCAGGATGCAACGGGTAAAAAAGTAACTACAACCAAACTTTGGAACGACTATTCGAAACTGCGAGGAAAGCTGAAAAAACAGAATGCAAGTCTTGGCCTTAAGGCAAGTGCGTCTGTAGCAGGATATTTAGAATTTTCCTGTGGAAGTGGGAAACCAGTATTTTCCAAAGGTGGAATCGTGACAGAGATGAAGACTGGCGCAGATTATACATTCCACTGGAACCCACCGTTTTCAGCGGTATATACAAGAATAGGAGTAGGAGTTGACAGTGCAGGTAATCTCGAACTGAAATACAACAATGCAAAGCAGTTTGTATTTTCTGGAAGTCTTGCAATTAATGGTACATTAGAAGGTGCGATTGGAATTGGAAGTAAGAGAGGCGGAACTTATGCAGAAGGTACATTAACTGGAAAGATGAACTCCAAACTGAAGTTCCCTGTAGCATCTTTGGAAGATTCTCTGGAAGTTACCGGAAATCTGACGGCAAAAATTAATATTGCTGTACTTAACTATGATTTGACAGAAGATAATTTAAAACATGATTTCGGAGATTATCAATTCTATCCGGCACAGAGCAAGGCAAAGATGCGCAGTATACAAAAGCGTGCCAAAAGCGTAATTGATGAGTCGGAGATGACGTTAACAGACCGTTCTTATCTAAAGGATACAGAGAATAGTATCCAGGCATACGCATTGGATGGAACCTTTGAAAAGGAAAATTGTTTTCCAAATAGTGCACCGCAGCTTATTTCTTTCACTAATGGTAAAAAGCTTTTAATTTGGAACGATGATAATCCAGAAAAAGATAAGAAGAATAATGTTGCCATCTATTACTGTGTATATGATGGCCAAAGCTGGGGCGAGCCAAAGCTTCTTGAGGATGGAGGCTGTCTTTGCGGCAGTGTTTCAGCAGTGGAGAATAACGGAAAGGTAAATATTGTATTTTCACGTTCAAATGGACAGGTGTATGCAGAAGATACCTTGGATGATACATTACGTCAGATGGATTTATATACTGCGGAATTTGACGGAGAAAACTTTTCTTTTCCAGATAAATTAAAAACAGAAGAAGATTATATGGGAAGTGGTAATACAAATTCCGTATATGAAATGATGTATAGTGTTGGGGGTAATGAGGATCAGTTATGCTATGCGTGGGTAGAAAACACAGAAAATTCCTATTTCCTGTCAGAAGGAAGTAATTCTATTTACAGAGTAGAAGATGTGGGCGGCGGTGTTGTTGATAAGGAATCTATCCGATATACTACAGATACCGTATCTGATTTCGTAATGAGTAAAGATGGCAGATACATGGCGTGGAAAGAAACAAGTTCTGATGATGATATCGGCAAAATTTATGTATCGACCGGATCAGGAGATGTAAAATCAATTTCTACGGATGAAGAATTTTCTAATTTAAAAATTGCAGATGGTCAATTATTTGCGACAAAAGAAGATGGAATCTGTTACTGGGATCTTGCCACAAGAAAAGAGGAAGGCGAATGTTCACTGAACCTGAGTGATTACGAAGTAGTGAAGAATGGAGATTCTTATATAATTGTCTATCGTCAGGTAGATGAGAGTGGAAAGCAGACACTCTGGATGGTAAAAGGCAGTGAGTCCAATTGGGGAGAATCTGTTCAGATTTCAGACGATAATTCCTACATAAGAAGCATGAGCATTTCTTTAGATGAAGAAGGAAATGTAATGGCTGCCCAGAATCTTTTAGACGTTACAAAAGACGGTGTGCAGTTTGATAAAGGTACATTAAAAGTAGATACTTTAGATAGCTATGCAGACCTTATCTGTGGGGAGTACCTTGCTTATGATTCCGATAAAATTGTTCCAGATGGAAATGCCGACTTTGCTTTCTCTGTTTTAAATAACAGCCAAAAAGAAATGAATTCTTTTGAGGCAGTAATAAAGGATGAGAAGGAAAATGTCCTCTATTCAGGTGAAGTATCTGAAAATATAGCATCTGGAGAAGAAAAAGAATGTACAGTAACTGCTCATTTACCAGCAAGCATACAAAAAACAAAAGTAACTTTGACAGTAACACCTTCTTATCATGAGGCAGATACAACAAACAACAGTTGCTCTACAACTTATGGTTATGCCAATATACAGATTGCAAATGTAGAACAAAAAGAGAATAACCAGGTTGCAGTTACAATGAAGAATACTGGATATGAAGCAATTACAGGTTTGTCCATTGCATTTTATCTTAATTCAGAAGAAGATACACCGATTTATACTGGTGAAGGTTCGGCATTAGCTGTAGGAGAAACAGTTATAAAGACGTATACCATTCCTGAAAATGTGTTAGAAGGAGAAGAGGGAACGGCATCTTTAATTTGTGTTGTCACACCAAAAGAAGAAGAGCAGGAAACTGCAGATAATACAGGATATCTGGAATTCTCATGGAATAAAACTAAGCCGGTTAATCCAGGCAAACCAAACCCGGATGATTCCAAGAAGGATGATAACACAGACAAACCAAACCCGGATGATTCCAAGAAGGATGATACTACAGACAAACCGAAACCAGACGATTCCAAGAAAGATGACAATACAGATAAACCAAACGATATTTCAAATCGCCAGATAAAAGTAAATTCTATTCAAATTGCCGGAATTTCCAAGCAGATTGCGCAGGGAAAGAAAGTTACTTTAAAAGCTGCAGTTTATCCAAATACAGCAACGAACAAAAGGATAATCTGGACTTCCTCAAATCCAAAAGTAGCGACAGTAAATGCAAATGGTGTTGTAACAGTGAAAAAGAAAACCGGAGGGAAAAAGGTAACGATTACGGCAACGGCGACTGATGGCAGCAGAGTTTCCGCATCCTGGAAAGTAACTTCCATGAAAGGAATCGTAAAGAAGGTGAAAATTACAGGAGCGAAAACTGTTAAAGCAGGAAAAAGCTTAAAATTAAAAGCCAACGTAACTGCTACAAAGAAAGCGAATAAAAAGTTACAGTGGACATCCTCCAACACAAAATATGCCACTGTTAATGCCAAAGGTGTAGTCAAAACTAAAAAGACCGCCAAAGGAAAAGCTATAAAGATTACCGCTATGGCAACCGACGGAAGCGGAAAAAAAGCAACCTTTAAAATCAAGGTAAAATAA
- a CDS encoding DUF3784 domain-containing protein produces the protein MTLKDISSGPDWIIWVVGIILAIFSIILLTGHGANLIAGYNTASKEVKDKYNAKKLSRVVGGGMTVITGLVFAMGIFENVLPASFAAISLIIIIIIIIDIVIMLVIANTVCKK, from the coding sequence ATGACATTAAAAGATATAAGCAGCGGCCCTGATTGGATTATATGGGTAGTCGGCATTATCTTGGCTATATTCAGTATTATTCTTCTTACAGGACATGGTGCAAATTTGATAGCTGGATATAATACAGCAAGTAAGGAAGTAAAGGATAAGTACAATGCTAAGAAACTTAGCAGAGTCGTCGGAGGTGGAATGACCGTTATAACCGGTTTGGTGTTTGCTATGGGGATTTTTGAGAATGTATTGCCAGCATCGTTTGCAGCAATATCCTTAATTATTATTATTATTATTATAATAGATATTGTAATAATGCTTGTGATAGCAAATACGGTCTGTAAGAAGTAG
- a CDS encoding excisionase gives MECEKTLLSFEEFCNYVGIGKTKARELISNPCCKYVVRIGRRVFIHKELFDEELKKNAKYGLTM, from the coding sequence ATGGAGTGTGAAAAAACATTATTGTCTTTTGAAGAATTTTGTAATTATGTTGGAATTGGAAAGACAAAAGCAAGAGAATTGATATCGAATCCATGCTGTAAATATGTTGTCAGGATAGGCCGAAGAGTTTTTATTCATAAAGAATTGTTTGATGAAGAATTGAAGAAAAATGCAAAATATGGATTAACTATGTAA
- a CDS encoding ABC transporter substrate-binding protein, with protein sequence MKIKIKIKMKKLFCLLLALIMTSTVMTGCGTQSDDEKKNEKETVRVALWGSQLLENYTQYLCDTFPEVEFEFTLATNSTDYYRYLNDHDDLPDIMTVRRFSLKDAVLLKDFLYDFCDTELASTFYGTYLENYTYDDGTINLLPACADVDSIIINETLFKEHNIDIPTDYDSFIAACEAFEKLGIKGFSSDFGDDYTCMEVLQGFSISQLLSMEGREWRQKYESGLTNQLSEEVWMPVFEKFFDMKEKTGIGKAEVEMINQDPKKLYLAGKLAMYRGTGADAIGFSGREGDHSILLPYFEEDEKDNWYLTYPSFQVAASKKAMEDPEKEKLLLRIMEAMLNQEGQSCISYGKNMIPYNRDVDLELLPELDNIKPYIDQNKMYIRLASSEMFSISQNVVQRILLGELNTPKEAFDAFNVLMTENDTSDDVVAHINTAYSNKFTTEHGNLAASAVYNTVLSEADVDLVFGQSCYISNDVYEGDYTEKDLGYLINNDVGKPVIAHLTGEQIFKLVENTLSLKGNRGVCCNDSTLYVSSGFEMNISRTESGYSLNSLTVGGEKMDQNAEFSVLLCSDYDWYVVDAMKAVGCEDYKIDDVHFEEYVFKRLIEKGGQLEEPSDYITLQ encoded by the coding sequence ATGAAAATTAAAATCAAAATCAAAATGAAAAAATTATTTTGCCTGTTGCTGGCGCTTATCATGACATCAACGGTGATGACCGGATGCGGGACACAGTCTGACGACGAAAAAAAGAATGAAAAAGAAACAGTAAGAGTTGCTTTGTGGGGTTCACAGCTTTTGGAGAATTATACCCAGTATCTGTGCGATACTTTCCCGGAGGTTGAGTTTGAATTCACACTTGCAACTAATTCCACGGATTATTACCGCTATCTGAATGACCATGATGATTTGCCGGATATTATGACTGTGAGACGATTTTCACTGAAGGATGCTGTTTTATTAAAGGATTTTCTGTATGATTTTTGTGATACGGAACTTGCTTCTACATTTTATGGTACATATCTTGAGAATTATACTTATGATGATGGTACTATTAATTTGCTTCCGGCATGTGCGGATGTAGATAGTATCATTATCAATGAGACGCTGTTTAAAGAGCATAATATTGATATCCCTACAGATTATGATTCTTTTATTGCTGCCTGTGAGGCGTTCGAAAAGTTGGGGATTAAGGGATTTTCTTCTGATTTTGGTGACGATTATACATGTATGGAAGTGCTTCAGGGTTTTTCAATTTCACAGCTTTTATCGATGGAAGGCAGGGAATGGCGCCAGAAGTATGAGAGTGGACTGACTAATCAGCTTTCAGAAGAAGTATGGATGCCGGTCTTTGAGAAATTTTTTGATATGAAGGAAAAGACAGGAATTGGAAAAGCAGAAGTAGAAATGATCAATCAGGATCCTAAAAAATTATATTTAGCCGGTAAGCTTGCGATGTACCGTGGTACAGGTGCAGATGCAATCGGTTTTTCGGGGCGCGAGGGAGACCACTCCATTTTGCTTCCATATTTTGAAGAGGATGAGAAAGATAACTGGTATTTGACATATCCTTCCTTCCAGGTTGCTGCCAGTAAAAAAGCAATGGAAGATCCTGAAAAGGAGAAACTGCTTCTCAGAATTATGGAAGCCATGTTGAATCAGGAAGGCCAGAGCTGCATCTCTTACGGAAAGAATATGATTCCTTATAACAGGGACGTAGATTTAGAACTGTTGCCGGAACTTGACAATATAAAACCATATATCGATCAGAACAAGATGTATATCCGCCTGGCTTCCAGTGAGATGTTCAGCATATCTCAGAATGTGGTGCAACGCATTCTGCTCGGCGAATTGAACACACCGAAAGAGGCGTTCGACGCATTCAATGTTCTTATGACCGAGAACGATACGTCTGATGATGTTGTAGCGCATATCAATACCGCATATTCCAATAAATTTACGACAGAGCATGGTAACCTTGCAGCATCTGCAGTTTATAATACTGTTCTTTCAGAAGCTGATGTTGATCTGGTATTTGGACAGTCATGCTATATAAGCAACGATGTCTATGAGGGCGATTATACGGAAAAGGATTTGGGATATCTTATTAATAATGATGTAGGAAAGCCTGTTATTGCTCATCTGACAGGGGAACAGATTTTCAAACTTGTTGAAAACACTCTTTCACTTAAGGGTAACAGAGGAGTTTGCTGTAATGACAGTACCCTGTATGTATCCAGTGGCTTTGAGATGAATATCTCAAGAACTGAAAGCGGCTATTCGCTTAATTCATTGACTGTAGGAGGGGAAAAGATGGATCAAAATGCGGAATTTTCCGTACTCCTTTGCAGTGACTACGACTGGTATGTGGTTGATGCCATGAAGGCAGTAGGGTGTGAAGATTACAAGATTGACGATGTCCATTTTGAGGAATATGTTTTCAAGAGACTCATTGAGAAAGGTGGTCAGTTGGAAGAGCCTTCGGATTACATTACCCTACAATGA
- a CDS encoding helix-turn-helix domain-containing protein: MEKKNQVKKADLLPFYIIKAASDGDVEAINTVVDHYEGYIIRLSIRKMYDEYGQIHFCIDEILRRHLETKLITKVLDFKIA; the protein is encoded by the coding sequence ATGGAAAAAAAGAATCAAGTGAAAAAAGCTGATCTGTTGCCTTTCTATATAATAAAGGCAGCATCAGATGGTGATGTGGAAGCAATCAACACGGTCGTGGATCATTATGAGGGATACATAATCAGATTATCAATTCGGAAAATGTATGATGAGTATGGACAGATTCATTTTTGTATCGACGAGATACTTCGCAGACACCTTGAAACAAAACTGATTACAAAGGTTTTGGATTTTAAGATAGCATAG
- a CDS encoding AraC family transcriptional regulator produces MNKNNSLEIIEDCTTYIKTHLQYPLTAEALASRYGYSLYHFCHIFKICCDMSPGKYIRLLRLEKAKKDILSGMSITQAGFDNGFETSSGFSKAFRKEYGISAREYLKQNKESEVFIMLHVEIKTLQSQIALGYEIPGEYDSDYSKSGAYWNHINFKEYPAYPEGIHDYGEVGLWIHPDHISGELHYFFGFLTDSTEIPDGFHKVEIPAGRYAVFTIKSQETPEKTADAVRDGWRYVFTEWLCTQKEYKISHQGMCFECYQGEEAYLYLPVTDL; encoded by the coding sequence GTGAATAAAAATAATTCTTTAGAAATAATAGAAGATTGTACCACCTACATTAAAACTCATCTTCAATACCCATTAACAGCAGAAGCTCTGGCTTCCCGCTATGGTTACTCTCTTTATCATTTCTGCCACATTTTTAAAATCTGCTGTGATATGTCACCGGGAAAATACATACGCCTTCTCCGTTTGGAAAAAGCAAAAAAGGATATTTTATCTGGAATGAGCATCACACAGGCCGGATTTGATAATGGCTTTGAAACCAGTTCTGGTTTTTCTAAAGCATTTCGTAAAGAATATGGTATTAGTGCACGAGAATATTTAAAACAAAATAAAGAAAGTGAGGTCTTTATTATGCTACACGTTGAAATTAAAACATTACAGTCTCAGATAGCGCTTGGGTATGAGATTCCCGGCGAATATGACAGTGATTATAGCAAATCTGGTGCTTATTGGAATCACATTAATTTTAAAGAATACCCTGCCTATCCAGAAGGAATCCATGATTATGGCGAAGTTGGTCTATGGATTCATCCCGATCATATCAGCGGTGAATTACACTATTTCTTTGGCTTTTTAACTGACTCTACAGAAATTCCAGATGGTTTCCATAAGGTGGAGATTCCTGCCGGACGATATGCAGTTTTTACAATTAAATCACAGGAAACTCCTGAAAAAACAGCGGATGCTGTACGGGATGGCTGGCGTTACGTCTTTACCGAATGGCTCTGTACGCAAAAAGAGTATAAAATATCACATCAGGGGATGTGTTTTGAATGTTATCAGGGAGAAGAAGCATATCTTTATCTGCCAGTGACTGATTTGTAG
- a CDS encoding sigma factor-like helix-turn-helix DNA-binding protein, whose protein sequence is MGKSSSSDDKETIRYRFDSFCKKALKGEVADYERHMAYRREHEISFSELSEQELRKLYATDEYKSDSYLFQALGYDIEVRDALIAETLQLLTEKKRNVVLLSYFMDMSDAEIAREMNLVRSTIHEHRKRSLEQMKKIMEGTLDGKKESSEKS, encoded by the coding sequence ATGGGTAAATCATCTTCTTCCGATGATAAAGAGACAATCAGATATCGATTTGATTCTTTTTGTAAAAAAGCATTGAAAGGTGAAGTCGCTGATTATGAAAGGCATATGGCATATCGAAGGGAACATGAAATTTCTTTTTCCGAATTATCTGAGCAGGAATTACGAAAACTGTATGCAACTGATGAGTACAAGTCAGACAGTTATCTATTTCAGGCATTGGGATATGATATCGAAGTGAGAGATGCATTGATTGCGGAAACATTGCAGTTATTAACAGAGAAGAAACGAAATGTTGTCTTGCTGTCTTATTTCATGGACATGAGTGATGCGGAGATTGCCAGAGAGATGAATCTGGTACGCAGTACCATTCATGAGCATCGGAAACGGTCTCTTGAACAAATGAAAAAAATAATGGAGGGAACTTTAGATGGAAAAAAAGAATCAAGTGAAAAAAGCTGA
- a CDS encoding type II toxin-antitoxin system Phd/YefM family antitoxin, giving the protein MPKIIPVRELRNTSEISEMCHSSDEPVFITKNGYGDMVIMSLETFEKNSGMRDFYTNLEFPNGRTSDLKKHK; this is encoded by the coding sequence ATGCCAAAAATAATACCAGTTAGGGAACTTAGAAATACAAGTGAAATATCAGAAATGTGCCATAGTTCAGATGAGCCGGTGTTTATTACAAAAAACGGATATGGAGATATGGTAATCATGAGTTTGGAAACTTTTGAAAAGAATTCTGGTATGAGAGATTTCTATACTAATTTAGAATTTCCAAACGGGAGAACATCAGATTTAAAGAAACATAAATAG
- a CDS encoding adenosylcobinamide amidohydrolase, whose translation MKIYDFSNGDELHHYKKALVLTFRGSRDVLSTGPDNGGFRKDLEAVFNVDINPGAGMGCVMRGKTYEEHMNVIVIEDLGLDPSHCSGLCTAASMDNVSIQTMKYEECAPFSVTAIVTAGIEHNGGRVGEPALWHETGEEFCQVKPGTINILLHIDANLDAGTLARTVVTCTEAKVAAIQELQAPSCSSRGIATGSGTDGVIVISNPESATKLTNAGKNSKLGEYIGKTVMRAVKEALSLQSGLNPKGQHDIICRMGRFGVTEDALWEYYKEQGKGTLSRAEFMDRLDRKRKDSRLVTNASLYAHLLDQLDWGLLDAGEVWQAAKELLVFPDLEKQETAEKVPEELPEKIQVDKEATIQWMIEQYVNALSYFKEI comes from the coding sequence ATGAAAATATACGATTTTTCCAATGGAGATGAATTGCATCATTATAAAAAAGCCCTGGTGCTCACTTTCCGGGGATCTCGGGATGTGCTGAGTACCGGGCCGGATAATGGAGGTTTTCGAAAAGATCTGGAGGCAGTGTTTAATGTAGATATTAATCCGGGAGCCGGAATGGGGTGTGTGATGCGCGGCAAAACCTACGAAGAACATATGAATGTCATTGTTATCGAGGATCTGGGTTTGGATCCTTCCCATTGCAGCGGTTTATGCACGGCGGCAAGCATGGACAATGTGTCCATCCAGACGATGAAATATGAAGAATGCGCACCTTTTTCTGTGACGGCTATTGTTACGGCAGGGATTGAACATAATGGCGGAAGAGTTGGTGAACCGGCCCTCTGGCATGAGACGGGAGAAGAATTTTGCCAGGTAAAGCCGGGAACCATCAATATTTTATTACATATTGATGCCAATCTGGATGCGGGAACTCTTGCACGGACCGTGGTAACCTGCACGGAAGCCAAGGTGGCGGCCATTCAGGAGTTACAGGCACCAAGCTGTTCATCTCGAGGAATCGCTACCGGTTCCGGAACCGATGGGGTCATTGTCATTTCCAATCCGGAATCAGCAACGAAGCTGACCAATGCCGGAAAGAATTCCAAGCTGGGAGAATATATCGGCAAAACAGTGATGCGGGCAGTGAAAGAAGCCCTGTCTCTCCAGTCTGGATTAAACCCCAAAGGACAGCATGATATTATCTGTCGCATGGGTCGTTTTGGAGTGACCGAAGATGCCCTGTGGGAATATTACAAGGAACAGGGGAAAGGAACTCTTTCCAGAGCGGAATTTATGGACAGGCTTGACCGTAAAAGAAAGGATTCCCGTCTGGTAACCAATGCATCTCTCTATGCCCATCTCTTAGATCAGTTAGACTGGGGATTGTTGGATGCAGGAGAAGTCTGGCAGGCAGCAAAAGAACTGCTGGTTTTTCCTGACTTAGAGAAACAGGAAACGGCAGAGAAAGTACCGGAAGAATTACCGGAAAAGATACAGGTGGACAAAGAAGCAACGATTCAGTGGATGATTGAGCAGTATGTAAATGCTCTTTCCTATTTTAAAGAAATATGA
- a CDS encoding tyrosine-type recombinase/integrase, translated as MGKSLNGKELGRGITQRPDGRYMGRAQVEGKSIVLYDWKLKNLKKNLAIAIDEVKRDNLSKNGIGKYITLNEWFEEWYSKYKAPILKNGGSPSYKRKFVNYYGVRIGTKPLIDIRQIHVQTAIADMIECGRSSKSIREATGIFQSCVEAAIANGLMTINPVLGVVIPKCETVERRVLSVEEQEIFLEYLKSQNHWYQEMCQFLLLTGLRVGEASALRWDDIDFVHKFIYVKRSLTYEYINGAKTLKITTPKTENSVRKVPFFGETQAVLERQHEKINSRRQEKKNVWRQPEEFGDLVFLTSLGSPVGRHNLESILRSITKQINEMFRVEAQYTGEVPRHIEGIHPHALRHTFATRCFEKGMSPRTVQEIMGHANYNTTVSYTHVLDDIKQKEAMRVGNFLENKIEQSPAIDYESLIGIM; from the coding sequence ATGGGTAAAAGCTTAAATGGTAAGGAATTAGGGAGAGGCATAACTCAGCGACCGGATGGCAGATATATGGGACGTGCACAAGTTGAAGGTAAGTCCATCGTTCTATATGACTGGAAATTAAAAAATCTCAAAAAGAATTTGGCAATTGCTATTGACGAAGTCAAAAGAGACAATTTATCAAAGAATGGTATTGGAAAATATATCACATTAAATGAATGGTTTGAAGAGTGGTATTCTAAATATAAAGCTCCAATATTAAAAAATGGAGGTTCCCCTTCATATAAGAGAAAATTTGTTAATTATTATGGCGTTCGTATTGGAACAAAACCTTTGATTGATATCAGACAGATTCATGTTCAGACTGCAATTGCTGATATGATTGAATGTGGCAGATCTTCAAAATCGATTAGAGAAGCTACGGGTATTTTCCAGAGCTGCGTCGAGGCTGCTATTGCCAATGGTTTAATGACAATTAATCCTGTTCTTGGAGTAGTAATACCGAAATGTGAAACAGTTGAAAGACGAGTGTTGTCTGTTGAAGAACAGGAAATTTTTCTGGAATATCTGAAGAGTCAGAACCATTGGTATCAGGAAATGTGTCAGTTCCTTCTGCTTACAGGTTTGAGAGTTGGGGAAGCAAGTGCTCTACGATGGGATGATATAGATTTTGTACATAAATTTATATATGTTAAAAGAAGTCTAACTTATGAGTATATAAATGGTGCAAAAACGCTGAAAATAACTACTCCCAAAACAGAAAATTCCGTCAGGAAAGTCCCATTTTTTGGGGAAACACAAGCTGTTCTTGAACGACAACATGAAAAAATCAATAGTAGACGGCAAGAAAAGAAAAATGTATGGCGGCAACCAGAAGAATTTGGTGATCTTGTCTTTTTAACATCGCTTGGATCTCCTGTTGGACGACATAATTTAGAAAGCATATTGCGAAGTATCACAAAGCAGATTAATGAAATGTTTCGTGTAGAGGCGCAATATACAGGAGAGGTTCCACGTCATATCGAAGGGATTCATCCTCATGCTTTAAGACATACTTTTGCTACAAGATGTTTTGAAAAGGGTATGTCACCGAGAACTGTCCAGGAGATAATGGGACACGCAAATTATAACACTACAGTTTCTTATACACATGTGTTGGATGACATCAAACAGAAGGAGGCAATGAGAGTAGGAAACTTTCTGGAAAATAAAATTGAACAGAGTCCGGCAATTGATTATGAAAGCTTAATAGGCATTATGTGA